A window from Symphalangus syndactylus isolate Jambi chromosome 22, NHGRI_mSymSyn1-v2.1_pri, whole genome shotgun sequence encodes these proteins:
- the SELENON gene encoding selenoprotein N isoform X1 encodes MGRARPGQRWPPSPGPAAQPPAPPRRRARSLALLGALLAAAAAAAAVRVCARHAEAQAAARQELALKTLGTDGLFLFSSLDTDGDMYISPEEFKPIAEKLTGSCSVTQTGVQWCNHSSLQPQLPWFNUSSCLSSLRSTPAASYEEEELPPDPSEETLTIEARFQPLLPETMTKSKDGFLGVSRLALSGLRNWTAAASPSAVFAARHFQPFLPPPGQELGEPWWIIPGELSVFTGYLSNNRFYPPPPKGKEVIIHRLLSMFHPRPFVKTRFAPQGAVACLTAISDFYYTVMFRIHAEFQLSEPPDFPFWFSPGQFTGHIILSKDATHVRDFRLFVPNHRSLNVDMEWLYGASESGNMEVDIGYIPQMELEAKGPSVPSVILDEDGSMIDSHLPSGEPLQFVFEEIKWQQELNWEEAARRLEVAMYPFKKVSYLPFTEAFDRAKAENKLVHSILLWGALDDQSCUGSGRTLRETVLESSPILTLLNDSFISTWSLVKELEELQNNQENPSHQKLAGLHLEKYSFPVEMMICLPNGTVVHHINANYFLDITSMKPEEVESNLFSFSSTFEDPSTATYMQFLKEGLQRGLPLLQP; translated from the exons ATGGGCCGGGCCCGGCCGGGCCAACGCTGGCCGCCCAGCCCCGGCCCTGCCGCGCAGCCTCCCGCGCCACCGCGCCGCCGCGCCCGCTCCCTGGCGCTGCTCGGAGCCCTgctggccgccgccgccgccgccgccgccgtccgGGTCTGCGCCCGCCACGCCGAGGCCCAGGCGGCCGCGCGTCAG GAACTGGCGCTGAAGACCCTGGGGACAGAtggcctttttctcttttcctccttggaCACTGACGGGGATATGTACATCAGCCCTGAGGAGTTCAAACCCATTGCTGAGAAGCTAACAG ggtcttgttctgtcacccagactggagtgcagtggtgcaatcacagctcactgcagcctcaacttccctggttcaattgatcctcctgcctcagctccctga GGTCAACTCCTGCGGCCAGCTACGAGGAGGAGGAGTTGCCCCCTGACCCTAGCGAGGAGACGCTCACCATAGAAGCCCGATTCCAGCCTCTGCTTCCGGAGACCATGACCAAGAGCAAAGATGGCTTCCTAGGG GTCTCCCGCCTCGCCCTGTCCGGCCTCCGAAACTGGACAGCCGCAGCCTCACCAAGTGCAGTGTTTGCCGCCCGCCACTTCCAGCCCTTCCTTCCCCCGCCAGGCCAGGAGCTGGGCGAGCCCTGGTGGATCATCCCCGGTGAGCTGAGCGTGTTCACTGGCTACCTGTCCAACAACCGCTTCTATCCGCCGCCGCCCAAGGGCAAGGAG GTCATCATCCACCGTCTCCTGAGCATGTTCCACCCTCGGCCCTTTGTGAAGACCCGCTTCGCCCCTCAGGGAGCCGTGGCCTGCCTGACCGCCATCAGCGACTTCTACTACACTGTGATGTTCCG GATCCATGCCGAGTTCCAGCTCAGTGAGCCGCCCGACTTCCCCTTTTGGTTCTCCCCTGGTCAGTTCACCGGCCACATCATCCTCTCCAAAGACGCCACCCACGTCCGCGACTTCCGGCTCTTCGTGCCCAACCACAG GTCTCTGAATGTGGACATGGAGTGGCTTTATGGGGCCAGTGAAAGCGGCAACATGGAGGTGGACATCGGCTACATACCCCAG atggagctggaggccaaggGCCCCTCAGTGCCCTCCGTGATCCTGGATGAGGATGGCAGCATGATCGACAGCCACCTGCCCTCGGGGGAGCCCCTGCAGTTTGTGTTTGAGGAGATCAAGTGGCAGCAGGAGCTAAACTGGGAGGAGGCTGCCCGGCGCCTGGAGGTGGCCATGTACCCCTTCAAGAAG GTCTCCTACTTGCCGTTCACTGAGGCCTTCGACCGAGCCAAGGCTGAGAACAAGCTGGTGCACTCGATCCTGCTGTGGGGGGCCCTGGACGACCAGTCCTGCTGAG GTTCGGGGCGGACTCTCCGGGAGACTGTCCTGGAAAGTTCGCCCATCCTCACCCTGCTCAATGACAGCTTCATCAGCACCTGGTCCCTGGTGAAGGAGCTGGAGGAGCTGCAG AACAACCAGGAGAACCCGTCCCACCAGAAGCTGGCTGGCCTGCACCTGGAGAAGTACAGCTTCCCCGTGGAGATGATGATCTGCCTGCCCAATGGCACCGTG GTCCACCACATCAATGCCAACTACTTCTTGGACATCACCTCCATGAAGCCCGAGGAAGTCGAGAGCAATCTCTTCAGCTTCTCATCCACCTTTGAGGACCCGTCCACGGCCACCTACATGCAGTTCCTGAAGGAGGGACTCCAGCGTGgcctgcccctcctccagccctaG
- the SELENON gene encoding selenoprotein N isoform X2, translated as MGRARPGQRWPPSPGPAAQPPAPPRRRARSLALLGALLAAAAAAAAVRVCARHAEAQAAARQELALKTLGTDGLFLFSSLDTDGDMYISPEEFKPIAEKLTGSTPAASYEEEELPPDPSEETLTIEARFQPLLPETMTKSKDGFLGVSRLALSGLRNWTAAASPSAVFAARHFQPFLPPPGQELGEPWWIIPGELSVFTGYLSNNRFYPPPPKGKEVIIHRLLSMFHPRPFVKTRFAPQGAVACLTAISDFYYTVMFRIHAEFQLSEPPDFPFWFSPGQFTGHIILSKDATHVRDFRLFVPNHRSLNVDMEWLYGASESGNMEVDIGYIPQMELEAKGPSVPSVILDEDGSMIDSHLPSGEPLQFVFEEIKWQQELNWEEAARRLEVAMYPFKKVSYLPFTEAFDRAKAENKLVHSILLWGALDDQSCUGSGRTLRETVLESSPILTLLNDSFISTWSLVKELEELQNNQENPSHQKLAGLHLEKYSFPVEMMICLPNGTVVHHINANYFLDITSMKPEEVESNLFSFSSTFEDPSTATYMQFLKEGLQRGLPLLQP; from the exons ATGGGCCGGGCCCGGCCGGGCCAACGCTGGCCGCCCAGCCCCGGCCCTGCCGCGCAGCCTCCCGCGCCACCGCGCCGCCGCGCCCGCTCCCTGGCGCTGCTCGGAGCCCTgctggccgccgccgccgccgccgccgccgtccgGGTCTGCGCCCGCCACGCCGAGGCCCAGGCGGCCGCGCGTCAG GAACTGGCGCTGAAGACCCTGGGGACAGAtggcctttttctcttttcctccttggaCACTGACGGGGATATGTACATCAGCCCTGAGGAGTTCAAACCCATTGCTGAGAAGCTAACAG GGTCAACTCCTGCGGCCAGCTACGAGGAGGAGGAGTTGCCCCCTGACCCTAGCGAGGAGACGCTCACCATAGAAGCCCGATTCCAGCCTCTGCTTCCGGAGACCATGACCAAGAGCAAAGATGGCTTCCTAGGG GTCTCCCGCCTCGCCCTGTCCGGCCTCCGAAACTGGACAGCCGCAGCCTCACCAAGTGCAGTGTTTGCCGCCCGCCACTTCCAGCCCTTCCTTCCCCCGCCAGGCCAGGAGCTGGGCGAGCCCTGGTGGATCATCCCCGGTGAGCTGAGCGTGTTCACTGGCTACCTGTCCAACAACCGCTTCTATCCGCCGCCGCCCAAGGGCAAGGAG GTCATCATCCACCGTCTCCTGAGCATGTTCCACCCTCGGCCCTTTGTGAAGACCCGCTTCGCCCCTCAGGGAGCCGTGGCCTGCCTGACCGCCATCAGCGACTTCTACTACACTGTGATGTTCCG GATCCATGCCGAGTTCCAGCTCAGTGAGCCGCCCGACTTCCCCTTTTGGTTCTCCCCTGGTCAGTTCACCGGCCACATCATCCTCTCCAAAGACGCCACCCACGTCCGCGACTTCCGGCTCTTCGTGCCCAACCACAG GTCTCTGAATGTGGACATGGAGTGGCTTTATGGGGCCAGTGAAAGCGGCAACATGGAGGTGGACATCGGCTACATACCCCAG atggagctggaggccaaggGCCCCTCAGTGCCCTCCGTGATCCTGGATGAGGATGGCAGCATGATCGACAGCCACCTGCCCTCGGGGGAGCCCCTGCAGTTTGTGTTTGAGGAGATCAAGTGGCAGCAGGAGCTAAACTGGGAGGAGGCTGCCCGGCGCCTGGAGGTGGCCATGTACCCCTTCAAGAAG GTCTCCTACTTGCCGTTCACTGAGGCCTTCGACCGAGCCAAGGCTGAGAACAAGCTGGTGCACTCGATCCTGCTGTGGGGGGCCCTGGACGACCAGTCCTGCTGAG GTTCGGGGCGGACTCTCCGGGAGACTGTCCTGGAAAGTTCGCCCATCCTCACCCTGCTCAATGACAGCTTCATCAGCACCTGGTCCCTGGTGAAGGAGCTGGAGGAGCTGCAG AACAACCAGGAGAACCCGTCCCACCAGAAGCTGGCTGGCCTGCACCTGGAGAAGTACAGCTTCCCCGTGGAGATGATGATCTGCCTGCCCAATGGCACCGTG GTCCACCACATCAATGCCAACTACTTCTTGGACATCACCTCCATGAAGCCCGAGGAAGTCGAGAGCAATCTCTTCAGCTTCTCATCCACCTTTGAGGACCCGTCCACGGCCACCTACATGCAGTTCCTGAAGGAGGGACTCCAGCGTGgcctgcccctcctccagccctaG
- the SELENON gene encoding selenoprotein N isoform X3, whose protein sequence is MGRARPGQRWPPSPGPAAQPPAPPRRRARSLALLGALLAAAAAAAAVRVCARHAEAQAAARQELALKTLGTDGLFLFSSLDTDGDMYISPEEFKPIAEKLTGSTPAASYEEEELPPDPSEETLTIEARFQPLLPETMTKSKDGFLGVSRLALSGLRNWTAAASPSAVFAARHFQPFLPPPGQELGEPWWIIPGELSVFTGYLSNNRFYPPPPKGKEVIIHRLLSMFHPRPFVKTRFAPQGAVACLTAISDFYYTVMFRIHAEFQLSEPPDFPFWFSPGQFTGHIILSKDATHVRDFRLFVPNHRSLNVDMEWLYGASESGNMEVDIGYIPQMELEAKGPSVPSVILDEDGSMIDSHLPSGEPLQFVFEEIKWQQELNWEEAARRLEVAMYPFKKVSYLPFTEAFDRAKAENKLVHSILLWGALDDQSCUGSGRTLRETVLESSPILTLLNDSFISTWSLVKELEELQNNQENPSHQKLAGLHLEKYSFPVEMMICLPNGTVNRGHREPGGPPPPHPPHLTLLPGPPHQCQLLLGHHLHEARGSREQSLQLLIHL, encoded by the exons ATGGGCCGGGCCCGGCCGGGCCAACGCTGGCCGCCCAGCCCCGGCCCTGCCGCGCAGCCTCCCGCGCCACCGCGCCGCCGCGCCCGCTCCCTGGCGCTGCTCGGAGCCCTgctggccgccgccgccgccgccgccgccgtccgGGTCTGCGCCCGCCACGCCGAGGCCCAGGCGGCCGCGCGTCAG GAACTGGCGCTGAAGACCCTGGGGACAGAtggcctttttctcttttcctccttggaCACTGACGGGGATATGTACATCAGCCCTGAGGAGTTCAAACCCATTGCTGAGAAGCTAACAG GGTCAACTCCTGCGGCCAGCTACGAGGAGGAGGAGTTGCCCCCTGACCCTAGCGAGGAGACGCTCACCATAGAAGCCCGATTCCAGCCTCTGCTTCCGGAGACCATGACCAAGAGCAAAGATGGCTTCCTAGGG GTCTCCCGCCTCGCCCTGTCCGGCCTCCGAAACTGGACAGCCGCAGCCTCACCAAGTGCAGTGTTTGCCGCCCGCCACTTCCAGCCCTTCCTTCCCCCGCCAGGCCAGGAGCTGGGCGAGCCCTGGTGGATCATCCCCGGTGAGCTGAGCGTGTTCACTGGCTACCTGTCCAACAACCGCTTCTATCCGCCGCCGCCCAAGGGCAAGGAG GTCATCATCCACCGTCTCCTGAGCATGTTCCACCCTCGGCCCTTTGTGAAGACCCGCTTCGCCCCTCAGGGAGCCGTGGCCTGCCTGACCGCCATCAGCGACTTCTACTACACTGTGATGTTCCG GATCCATGCCGAGTTCCAGCTCAGTGAGCCGCCCGACTTCCCCTTTTGGTTCTCCCCTGGTCAGTTCACCGGCCACATCATCCTCTCCAAAGACGCCACCCACGTCCGCGACTTCCGGCTCTTCGTGCCCAACCACAG GTCTCTGAATGTGGACATGGAGTGGCTTTATGGGGCCAGTGAAAGCGGCAACATGGAGGTGGACATCGGCTACATACCCCAG atggagctggaggccaaggGCCCCTCAGTGCCCTCCGTGATCCTGGATGAGGATGGCAGCATGATCGACAGCCACCTGCCCTCGGGGGAGCCCCTGCAGTTTGTGTTTGAGGAGATCAAGTGGCAGCAGGAGCTAAACTGGGAGGAGGCTGCCCGGCGCCTGGAGGTGGCCATGTACCCCTTCAAGAAG GTCTCCTACTTGCCGTTCACTGAGGCCTTCGACCGAGCCAAGGCTGAGAACAAGCTGGTGCACTCGATCCTGCTGTGGGGGGCCCTGGACGACCAGTCCTGCTGAG GTTCGGGGCGGACTCTCCGGGAGACTGTCCTGGAAAGTTCGCCCATCCTCACCCTGCTCAATGACAGCTTCATCAGCACCTGGTCCCTGGTGAAGGAGCTGGAGGAGCTGCAG AACAACCAGGAGAACCCGTCCCACCAGAAGCTGGCTGGCCTGCACCTGGAGAAGTACAGCTTCCCCGTGGAGATGATGATCTGCCTGCCCAATGGCACCGTG AACAGAGGGCACAGGGAGCCTGGGGGCCCCCCTCCGCCCCACCCTCCTCACCTGACCCTTCTCCCAGGTCCACCACATCAATGCCAACTACTTCTTGGACATCACCTCCATGAAGCCCGAGGAAGTCGAGAGCAATCTCTTCAGCTTCTCATCCACCTTTGA